DNA from Pseudophryne corroboree isolate aPseCor3 chromosome 7, aPseCor3.hap2, whole genome shotgun sequence:
TAACCAGCTAGCCACCCTCACcagccaacttctgtctcaccagccagccccacttctgtctcaccagccagctcccttctctctcaccagccagccccacttctgtctcaccagccagcctcacttttgtctcaccagccagctccaCTTCTGTCTAACTAGCTAGCcccacttctgtctcaccagccagccccacttctgtctcaccagccatcaccccttctctctcaccagccagaccacttctgtctcaccagccagacccacttctgtctcatcagccagctccacttctgtctcaccagctagcattcttctgtctcaccagccagcccccttctgtttctccagcccacttttgtctcaccagccagcccaacTTAATAGAGAAACTCCCACCACTCCATCCCACAGATGTGCAGACTACTGATGCTGTagtgcagtggtggccaacctgtggctcttgagccgcatgcggctctttctttattcaaatgtggctccccacactcaaagtcacgtgatcaCAACAGATCCAGACAGGCAGCAGTATTATgatgactgagaactgagggagccagatactagaggtgggaCACCCACTGGCAGAgggcacataaggggctgctgcaatggcacactgtgtgtgtgtgtgtgtgtgtgtgtgtgtgtgtgtgtgttgggggggtgggctgtagtgacacatgagggtgctggctggagtgacacatgggggaactgaagtgtattatgtgaatctggctttttctcaccgcaatttttcacttgtgcattggagatgatcgtgagaggacgtggctggcgtcctctcagttctatgttcagggggctgcaaatatctgtgctcagtgtgctgcaaatatctacattctctgcctgaaaaacgctcgatatctgtgctcagtgtgctgcatatatctgtgctcacactgctttattgtggggactgaggaccaccagtattatataggaggagtacagtgcagagttttgctgaccagtgaccaccagtattatacgttctctgcctgaaaaacgctccatatctgtgctcagtgtgctgcatatatctgtgctcacactgctttattgtggggactggggaccaccagtatattatataggaggagtacagtgcagagttttgctgaccagtgaccaccagtatacgttgtctgcctgaaaaacactccatatctgtgctcagtgtgctgcatatatctgtgctcacactgctttattgtggggactggagaccagcagtattatataggaggagtacagtgcagagttttgctgaccagtgaccaccagtattatacgttctctgcctgaaaaacgctctatatctgtgctgcattgtagtatatatagtaggagtacagtgcataattttgctgaccaccagtatataatatatagcagtacggtacagtaggccactgctctacctacctctgtgtcatcaagtatactatccatccatacctgtggtgcatttaagttgtgcgcagtatatatatagtagtaggacagtgcattgccactcctagatgggccaggtgtttgtgtcggccacttgtgtcgcttagcttagccatctagcgacctcggtgcaaattttaggactaaaaataatattgtgaggtgtgaggtgttcagaatagactggaaatgagtggaaattatggttattgaggttaataatactatgggatcaaaatgacccccaaattctatgatttaagctgtttttgagggtttttttgtaaaaaaacacccgaatccaaaacacacccgaatccgacaaaaaattttcagggaggttttgccaaaacgcgtccgaatccaaaacacggccgcggaaccgaatccaaaaccaaaacccgaaaaatttccggtgcacatcactagttatatgtcatccttaggttctattgtgtgctgagggacaggatttgcttctgtttggtcacatattatatgattggcaaccacgcctattacattgacaataaatagtttgaattggtcctggaccaccaacccgaggcacccctgcaagtgaccACACAGTTTGAGAGCCGCTGTGCTAATTAATTAAATAGCCTGGGAAAAGCCAATATGAAAAAAGCCAACAGAGAACCTACAGAAGCTTTTCTTGCACTGTTACCGGTAAATAGTTTTTGCTTAAACTACAGAGGAGCTGATCAGAAATTGCATGTAGGTTACTGGTTCTATACAAAACCCAATAGCAACAGTTACAAACAATTCCTGAACAGTCTCTAACATAATATAATACACAATGGCTATACAGATGCTTCCATGTGTATTGTCAGCGCTCGTTGTACTGTATAGAGAAAGTGATGTATATATAGCTGCAGTTCCCCCTGCTCTAAGAGACAGTTACTGAGAACACCTTCAGCTTCCAACATGGGCAAGGTAATGACAACTTACAGTAAATATATCTAATAATTGGCTTCTTCATTTTTAATGCGAGGGGCAAATTAAACATAGTGAACGTATACAATATGTGAAGTTTGATTCATGCAAATAATTTGTTGCTGTTCCCTCTTATTTTGTTTGATAACAATATTTTCATTTTATAGGGATAAAAGTgtaaggggcagatttactaagccttggagagttataaagtgtAGAGAGAAAAGTTGacaaccaagcagctcctaactgtcatttttcaaacacagcctgtaacatgacagttaggagctgtttggctggtactttatctccgtccactttatctctctgcacagCTTAGTACATTTCACCCTAAATCTTTTCAGTGACTTAAAACAAGTGTAAATCTATGCAGTCAGTAAGCTGGCCAAATTGTGTATATGGGGGCCGATTCAGCATCAGTCGCTGAAGAGCAGAAATCGTTATTCAGCGatatctgcacttctgcgcatgcaaagCGCTTGCATTTTAGCGGGGATGAAGGACCCAGCATGCGggtcggccttgccctgtgcagggCGGCCCCTTCACATgctagtggaaggagttgtagttttgggCATTTTTGCAAAACTACATATCATGCTGAATCGGGCATTGGATGGGTGGATAACTCAGTTATGCACCTGTCTGTATActgtaggacagtgatggctaaccttgacactccaactgctgaactacatatcccagcatgccctgcatcagttttagcatggacaaatagcaaaactgtagcagggcatgctgggatgtgtagttcaacaacagctggagtgtcaaggttagccatcactgctgtaGGACATAACATTTTGGCAAGCAATGCCTTTCTGTTGTCTAACATGACAAAGATTACACGGGAGATAGAAACAGACACTAAGGTGAGAATTCTATTGCGTTCATCAAATATTTCCACTTGCATCCTCCTAAGATATTGAGCAGAAATCATTAAAAAGTCAGTCTACCCAAGACTTTAGATGGGATTATCTGCTTTGCGCAGCTAAACCTAGTGCTTTTCATCGCAATACATGCAAAAACTAATGGgcacccaaaaacaattgaattgctctcctGCGCCCATTAGTTAAAGCCACGATGAAAACAATTGAATTACTCCCTGTTTAATGAAGTGGATTAAAGAggaaatgaaaacaaaaaaatgcaagaatgaactatatatattttttttttcagatcaTCTTCTACGAGGACAGGAATTTCCAGGGCCGTTCCCATGAGTGTAACTCTGAGTGCCCAGACTTGTCCTCATACTTCAGACGCTGTAACTCCATCCGTGTGGAGAGTGGAAACTGGATCCTGTATGAGCACCCCAACTACAGGGGGCACCAGTACTTCCTGCATAGAGGGGAGTACCCCGACTTCCAGCAGTGGCTGGGTTACAATGACTCTATAAAGTCCTGCCGTCTGAGCCCCCAGGTAAGCAGCATTTTTAGTAATGGATTTAATTTTTGTTTAAAATAAAGTGAAGATTAATTTTCTGTCATTTGTCCGTTTTAATGTGTCAACATTGGGGGAAATAACAAACTTTGGACATCTTGTTAATCAAGTATTAACATTTGAAAAAACACTTAGAGTACAATAGAGCTATAGTAGAAGCGTTAATAATATCTACACCTTAGTTGTTATTTTTAAATAACAATTGTATAAAATAAAATTGTCTCAGGCTAATGTAAGGCAATTCCCTTTAGATTATAGTCCTGATATTAATATAAGAGATCATAAAACACTAATATAAAACATAAAAAGTAAAAATCTCTATATAATTTTATCAAGTCTCCACTCACTCAGATGCATAATCAAAGTTGTTGATTGATGTTTCCCATTATAAAGCTTTCACATGTTAAGGTATACATGTTCATATTAAAGATCTGTTAAACAATTACATGTGACCTCTTTCTCACATCTTGAACATTTCAATCTGTCTTTTCTCTAAAACAGCACCAGGGATCATTCAGAATCAGTGTCTATGAGAGAGAGAACTTCCGAGGTCAGATGATGGAGTTCACAGAAGACTGTCCCCATGTCTATGAGAGGTTCCGCTACCATGACATTCACTCCGCCCATGTATATGACGGATACTGGATGTTCTATGAGGAGCCCAACTACCGGGGACGTCAGTTTTATCTGAAGCCTGGGGAGTACCGGAGATACACCGACTGGGGAGCCACCAGCCCCAGAATTGGCTCCTTCAGACGTGTCCACCATATGTATTAAGTGAAGAACATTGTTAGACTTCTATGCACTTCTTTGGTTTAATAAACTGTTCATGAAGCAAATTCATGTCGTAAGTTTTATATCATTAGCAGTCTTTATAGTATTGGAAGGAATTTCTTTTTAAGTTACAGGCAATAAGGAAGTTGCACAATCAATTTAAATAATAGCAGGTTCAAAAAAGGCAAGGGTCTTCAAGAACCAATTTAAAAAAGCAGTTATTCTACCTGTAGATAAAATGCAGATTTCTAAGTTACACACATTTGGAAATACATGATTAGTTATACAGTTACTGGTGCTAATAAATCTGAGTCTAAACATTGAATTCCCTATATTAGGTCAAATAGAATTTGTACAT
Protein-coding regions in this window:
- the LOC134943235 gene encoding gamma-crystallin-3-like isoform X2, which encodes MGKIIFYEDRNFQGRSHECNSECPDLSSYFRRCNSIRVESGNWILYEHPNYRGHQYFLHRGEYPDFQQWLGYNDSIKSCRLSPQGSFRISVYERENFRGQMMEFTEDCPHVYERFRYHDIHSAHVYDGYWMFYEEPNYRGRQFYLKPGEYRRYTDWGATSPRIGSFRRVHHMY
- the LOC134943235 gene encoding gamma-crystallin 1-like isoform X1; this translates as MGKIIFYEDRNFQGRSHECNSECPDLSSYFRRCNSIRVESGNWILYEHPNYRGHQYFLHRGEYPDFQQWLGYNDSIKSCRLSPQHQGSFRISVYERENFRGQMMEFTEDCPHVYERFRYHDIHSAHVYDGYWMFYEEPNYRGRQFYLKPGEYRRYTDWGATSPRIGSFRRVHHMY